A window of Gossypium raimondii isolate GPD5lz chromosome 7, ASM2569854v1, whole genome shotgun sequence genomic DNA:
GTAGTGCACAGTGAGAAGCGtttatatttggtatttgaatATCTGGACTTGGATTTAAAGAAGCACATGGATTCATGTCCAGAATTTGGGAAAGATCCACGAATGATAAAAGTGAGTCAGATTATTCTTCTGTTTGAAAGTTTATAAGCTCAAGGTTTACCTCTTTGGAgtttaacagttttaaaatttcacacTGCATCAcatgaaattttggtttcatTTGGCTCCTTTATGGAAGATggataaattcaaaaaaagaaaaagaaaaagaaaaagaaaaaagaaaattataatatttataagataAGTCAGGAACGAAATGAAATAAGAATTCGGCCCATAAAATCTATGTTAGCTTTTTTGTCTGAATGCATTCTACATGATCCTTTTGGAAGAGTGGGATTAGAATAATACAATTTTCTAGTTACTTTGCTCTCTATTTCTATTTGACAAAATCCTTAGGAAAAGCATTTTGTTTCCACCGAGCTAAAACAAGATGTAAATGTCTCTAGTAAACCAACGTTATTGTTTAATAGCTATTTTGCTTCTATCccatcaaaaaaaaaaggggaagatTTAGTTATGATTAGAAATACACCTTTCTACCTCTTTATACATGGATCATTTCCTCATTCTATTGAAAGTATTGATctaatgtgaaaaaaaattgtttgttttgtaatttcataatccaaattttaattttaatatataatataattatataattatatataatttaattggcCCTTGGATCCAGATCATGAGACTGTATATACTCCCTCAAATCTTTAGTTGAGAGGTAATTGTAAAGGATTAAATCCTTTTAAGAAACAGATTTTTTGTTTGGAGTATGAATCAAACCAAGGGACCCTTAACTCTTAAGGGGATTAGTAGAATGAATCACAGTTTTATGACTAAAGTATAGTCGCTACAATGCAATTATTGTATATAAAAGGACCCTTTGTTGAACAGGGGAATCGAGTGTAATCAAGATAGGATTACAAGATAGGAGCATAAAAAATCCTGAAAATTAAAGCATTGCTGCATTTTGTCAGAAGACTGTGTTATAGGAGTTTTGATAGATAGTATTCAACAAAGGGACTTAgttataacataaaaatgggTTCTGCAGAATCCAGCGTTTTTGTTATTTACTCtagtaaaataaaaggaaataaaaaaaaataggaagggaaaaaaagaatagaaattaTATTTGGGAAGACTTAATATAGTGGTTACTGTTGGTTTTCTGCTGTTTAGTAGAGatgatttacaaatattttttgaagTGTGACGAATTGTGGCTCTTTCATTGGTAATCTTTTCATTGAAGTGTCTATTAGAAGCCATAGAGTATGTCATCTTTGATCTTACACCTTTTATGTGTTGGACAAAACTAAGTAGAAATATGGTGCTGTTTGAACTGCTGTTCAAGAAATGTCTAATTGCAGAACCCTTCtctttatcatatattaattaaactattcCAGGTTAGCATCTTGTTCCAAATGCATAAATACCTAGCTATTATCTGTCATTGGTTGACCTTGGTTATCTAATGGATTTGGCTGATGATAAATATTACTCATAATGgtacttttattatttgatcGTCTTGCAGACATTCCTTTATCAAATTCTCCGTGGCGTTGCTTATTGTCATTCTCATAGGGTTCTTCATCGAGATCTAAAACCTCAAAATTTGCTGATAGATCGCCGTACCAATGCACTAAAGCTTGCTGATTTTGGTCTGGCCCGAGCATTTGGTATTCCTGTCAGAACATTTACACATGAGGTACTAAGAATCACCAAGTTTGTGGTTTTTTGGGCTGTGCAATGTCATATGGTTTATGTTGCTGTGTTTTGCTAGACATTTATTGTCGATTATCTCTCAAAAGTAATGTTTCATCTTCTTTCTATACAAATAATAACTATTACAAGTTGGAACAAAGAAACTTCAATTTTCTGGCAAAATGCCCGGACTTTGCTGCATGTTTGTAGGACAAAAGTATTTTGTTTCTAATTCTGACAAGAAATTCTAAGGCTTAAAATAGGAACAGATAGTCTGACGAACTGCAATTTGTTAGTAGCATCAAATAGtttcctttacatcaatttAGGATTGTTGTTACTGGGGGTCTCTAATGCAACTTTAGGCCCCTTTAGAGCATCAGTAAATTAGTTTTTAGTTGGATATGTCCTAATGTTCTAGTAGAGAAGTGCTTGGCTATTATCTGCATGCTCAATATTTCAGTCATAAGCATACCAATATTGGCCCGGCTTCTAAAGTTGTCGTTATGTCTAGGTTGTTACTTTGTGGTACAGAGCACCTGAAATACTGCTTGGATCTCGCCATTACTCTACTCCTGTTGATGTGTGGTCAGTGGGCTGCATATTTGCTGAGATGGTGAATCAACGGCCATTATTTCCTGGGGATTCTGAGATCGATGAGCTGTTCAAGATCTTCAGGTGTTGTACTCTCCTTATTGTAGcctccattttattttagtttcaacTGTTTAAGTGGTAAAGTTCTTATTTCTGATTCTCGTgttcttttatctttcttttttgctaCTGCATTCATTAAAAGTCTTTGCTCTGATAATCTTGGaatatgttttcaaaaatgATTTAGGATATTATTTAGTCATGGGTTTGTAGTGAACATGGCTGTtcttaaatttgcatttcagcTAAATTTGGGTTGAATTTGGATATTAAGAGCTAAGCTGTCTCTTAAATGTTACTTGCCttgtaaacaagaaaaaaaattaacttagcTAGACAAActcttttagtttttctttggTAGAactcttttttaaattataaattggtcGTCTTGATTATGTTCTAAATTGATAGGGTCAATATGGTTTCTGGCCCTAAGCTGTTACACTTTTAACATTTGGTGCCtatagaaaaaaatatcttGATGAGGTGCTTTAACTTCCATTTCGTCCTGCATTTCGCCCTAGGTACTCTTTGTTAATAATGTGTTGACATGGTTAGCTACATTAGTGTGTTGTTTTCCTCAAAAAAcatttgaagttaaaaaaaaaaagatagccGGTAAAGCGAGTCTTGGAATTAGGAGCATGCTTGAATGATGAGTTTTTATCCGATTAAACGTGAAATGTAGAACAATGCAATGGAAAGAAAGCCTGCCATAGAGAAGCCAAATCCTTCCCATCAAATcaacttgttcattttaatcaatctaCTTCTAATAGATGCATGAAACTGAAATATCATACCTCATAAAACTGCTGAAATCCGTTTCTCTCATctggtttcttcttttcttgcaCACCTAACCTCATTGTCCTATGCCAAACCTGTCTAAGAGTCCAGCCTTTAATAGTTATCCACACAGGTGACTCAAGAAACCTTTTGAAAAGGTATTAGGATTTTGCCTAGCCAAGAATTATACCAGTAGCTTAGGCTTTGTAAAACTTTCGTTAGCCTTTTATCAGTTGTCTATGTCGTGAACttagaaaaacaaatttttattttttctcaaggAAAGGTGCACCTAGCAAGAG
This region includes:
- the LOC105788149 gene encoding cell division control protein 2 homolog A, with the translated sequence MDQYEKVEKIGEGTYGVVYKARDRVTNETIALKKIRLEQEDEGVPSTAIREISLLKEMQHGNIVRLQDVVHSEKRLYLVFEYLDLDLKKHMDSCPEFGKDPRMIKTFLYQILRGVAYCHSHRVLHRDLKPQNLLIDRRTNALKLADFGLARAFGIPVRTFTHEVVTLWYRAPEILLGSRHYSTPVDVWSVGCIFAEMVNQRPLFPGDSEIDELFKIFRILGTPNEDTWPGVTSLPDFKSSFPKWPAKDLATVVPNLESTGIDLLSKMLCMDPSKRITARSALEHEYLKDIGFVP